The Pleurocapsa sp. PCC 7319 genomic interval ATTAACAAGAAAGTCAAAAGACTGCACAAACAACAATAAATTTTGTTTGTTGAAGTAGCTTTTTTGTTGCTTAACTACTATATATTTCGATCTTGATAAGTGTTCAACAAAACGTCCGTATTAATAGACTCTGTACTAGCTGTTGCAGTACAATAATAAGCAGACTCTAAAACTGCGATCGTTTCTAACATTTCTAATTTTTCATTTTTCAGATTTTGTTCATTATTGTGGTTTAGGCAATCAAAGTCTAAAATACTGTCTTGTAGATGAGATAAATAAACTAAACCGAAAATAATGCTGCTTGGCTATGCCCGTGTTAGTACAAATGACCAAAATTTAGATTTACAACTCGACGCTCTGCGTTCGCATGGATGCGAACGTTTTTTTTCGGATGTTGTTAGCGGAGCAAAAGCAAATCGTCCTGGTTTGGATGAAATGTTAAAAAATGCTCGCGAAGATGATGTGATTGTAATTTGGAAATTAGATCGTCTGGGGCGATCGCTCAAGCATCTGGTTGAATTGGTAGCTGAGTTAAATGAACGTAAGATTGGGTTACAAAGTCTGAATGACCCCATTGATACTACTACCGCTCAAGGCAGACTGGTGTTCAATATCTTTGCATCCCTGGCAGAATTCGAGCGGGAGATAATTAGAGAGCGGACTAATGCGGGATTAGCTGCTGCTAGAGCTAGGGGTAGAAAAGGAGGCAGAAAACCAGGACTATCGGAGGAAGCACAAAGGAAAGCAAGAATTGCCGAGTCATATTACAAAGAGGGAATGCCAGTTAACCAGATTTCTAAGGACTTGAATATTTCCAAAGCCACTCTCTATAAATATTTGCGGTATCGTAAGGTGGAGATTAGCCAGTATCAAAAACAAACGTCTTAAGGTACTGACTAAATTTGTGCAACAAGCTGCTGCACAATTAGAATAAAACGCTTAGAGCTATGATTTTACAACTAACCAAGGGCTAACCAGTACGTGACTAATACACCAGTTCCCGATAATTACGATAACTTTCTGCGCTCCCTTAAAGAGCGTATCCGCACCGCTCAGGTTCGGGCAGCTTTAGCAGTTAACAAAGAACTGGTGCTGCTCTACTGGCAGATTGGCAAGGAAATTTTAGAAAGACAATCGCAAGAGGGATGGGGAGCTAAAGTTATTGGTAGGCTGGCAAAAGACCTCAAAGCTGAATTTCCTGAGATGAAGGGGTTTTCTAGCCGTAATATCAATTATATGCGAGCATTTGCCGATACTTATCCCGACGAGCAAATAGTGCAACAGCTTGTTGCACAAATTCCTTGGGGTCATAATGTCCGCATATTGGACTCGGTTAAGAGT includes:
- a CDS encoding recombinase family protein, which produces MLLGYARVSTNDQNLDLQLDALRSHGCERFFSDVVSGAKANRPGLDEMLKNAREDDVIVIWKLDRLGRSLKHLVELVAELNERKIGLQSLNDPIDTTTAQGRLVFNIFASLAEFEREIIRERTNAGLAAARARGRKGGRKPGLSEEAQRKARIAESYYKEGMPVNQISKDLNISKATLYKYLRYRKVEISQYQKQTS